The following are from one region of the Methanococcoides methylutens genome:
- a CDS encoding tRNA dihydrouridine synthase has protein sequence MRLGGVDLTGNLLLAPMADVTNLAFRLMCKRYGASLTFTEMISSDAVVHGNEKSFLRGMTCEEERPFGVQLFGHCPETITSAALAIEEMFEPVVIDINLGCPSPTITSAGCGSALLRSPEIVSEIFSDLCENVNTPVTAKIRILESVDETLDIATRLEKAGVCAITVHGRTREQGYQGFADHSYAKRIKEELSIPVIANGDVKDGESAKRILEYTGCDGLMVGRAAMGDPHVFYRISRYLEDGEVIGTCCGQRRDDLLEYIELLEKFDLISHVNMKAHSQWFTRGLKDSRRMRMEMGNAVSHVSLVECIRNMCGNDSE, from the coding sequence ATGAGACTGGGCGGCGTGGATCTTACTGGTAACCTTTTGCTTGCACCTATGGCGGATGTGACGAATCTGGCCTTCAGGCTGATGTGCAAAAGATATGGCGCGTCCCTGACATTTACTGAAATGATAAGTTCAGATGCAGTTGTACATGGTAATGAGAAGTCTTTCCTTCGGGGGATGACCTGTGAGGAAGAGCGTCCTTTTGGAGTGCAGTTATTTGGTCACTGTCCGGAAACGATAACCTCTGCAGCACTTGCTATTGAGGAAATGTTCGAGCCGGTGGTAATTGACATTAACCTGGGATGTCCATCACCTACCATCACAAGTGCCGGGTGTGGTTCCGCACTACTTCGCTCACCTGAAATTGTGAGTGAGATCTTCAGTGATCTTTGTGAGAACGTGAACACGCCGGTAACTGCAAAGATACGTATTCTTGAAAGCGTGGATGAAACTCTTGATATTGCTACCCGGCTGGAAAAGGCTGGTGTCTGTGCGATCACTGTCCATGGACGTACAAGGGAACAGGGCTATCAGGGGTTTGCAGACCATAGTTATGCAAAGCGTATCAAAGAGGAACTCTCAATTCCGGTTATTGCCAATGGTGATGTAAAAGATGGCGAGTCTGCAAAACGTATTCTGGAATATACCGGATGTGACGGGTTGATGGTCGGGAGGGCAGCTATGGGGGATCCTCATGTTTTCTATCGAATATCCCGTTACCTTGAGGACGGTGAGGTCATTGGAACTTGCTGTGGACAACGCAGGGATGATCTGCTTGAATACATTGAATTGCTGGAAAAGTTTGACCTGATATCACATGTGAACATGAAGGCACATTCACAGTGGTTCACAAGGGGCTTAAAAGATAGCAGGCGTATGCGTATGGAGATGGGTAATGCCGTTTCCCATGTTTCTCTTGTGGAATGCATTCGCAATATGTGCGGGAATGATTCTGAATAA
- a CDS encoding pyruvate ferredoxin oxidoreductase subunit gamma, with translation MKEIRIHGRGGQGSVTAAELLAVAAFADGKFSQAFPAFGVERRGAPVQAFTRISDDPIRLRAQVYEPDYVIVQDPTLLEVVSIASGAKDDGIILINSDFDPEHFDLDTNAKIMTVNATKIALDIIGRPIVNTVLLGAFAGASGLIDPASIKEAVMERFPGKVGEKNAEAIQKAYDMMMEA, from the coding sequence ATGAAAGAAATAAGAATACACGGTAGAGGCGGACAGGGTTCTGTCACTGCTGCCGAGCTGCTGGCTGTTGCAGCTTTTGCTGATGGTAAGTTCAGCCAGGCATTCCCGGCTTTTGGTGTGGAACGCCGTGGTGCACCGGTTCAGGCATTTACAAGGATTAGTGATGATCCTATCAGACTCAGGGCTCAGGTATACGAGCCGGACTATGTTATTGTCCAGGACCCAACACTCCTCGAAGTAGTCAGTATCGCAAGTGGTGCAAAGGACGACGGAATCATTCTTATTAACAGTGATTTTGATCCGGAACACTTCGACCTTGACACCAATGCTAAGATCATGACGGTCAACGCTACAAAGATCGCCCTTGATATTATTGGAAGGCCTATTGTGAACACTGTTCTCTTAGGTGCTTTCGCAGGTGCATCCGGTCTTATCGACCCTGCATCCATCAAGGAAGCTGTTATGGAGCGCTTCCCCGGCAAGGTCGGTGAGAAGAACGCAGAGGCTATCCAGAAAGCCTACGATATGATGATGGAGGCTTAA
- the porD gene encoding pyruvate synthase subunit PorD: MTIPPGGVCAPGSTLVNKTGGWRTFKPVYDYDKCIKCKLCELLCPDASIDPRDDGFFEFNYDFCKGCGICANECPKDAIEMVLEEK, encoded by the coding sequence ATGACAATCCCACCAGGAGGAGTCTGTGCTCCAGGTTCCACTCTTGTTAACAAGACCGGAGGATGGAGAACATTCAAACCTGTCTATGATTATGACAAATGCATTAAATGCAAGCTCTGTGAACTCTTATGTCCGGACGCTTCGATCGATCCAAGGGACGATGGTTTCTTTGAGTTCAACTATGACTTCTGTAAAGGATGCGGTATTTGTGCTAACGAATGTCCAAAGGACGCTATTGAAATGGTTCTGGAGGAGAAATAA
- the porA gene encoding pyruvate synthase subunit PorA, translating into MKRDFEKDKKDMVVVEGSYAVASAVKSCRPNVISAYPITPQTHIVEDLSQFMADGEIPNCEYIMVESEFSALSALVGSSAAGARSYSATTSQGLELMHEVLFNVSGMRLPVVMTVANRAVSAPINIWNDQQDSISQRDTGWIQLYAEDTQEVSDMTAQAFKIAEDPDVLLPVMTCMDGFILSHVYEPVVLLDDDLVAEYLPPFEPEFKLDPKNPKTFGAFADPNSYTEFRFLQQQAMNKALKTIEDAADEFYDLFGRYYGGLIDTYETDDADIILMAMGSIVGTIKDVVDKLRANGVKVGLLKVRSFRPFPVEAIKNVIKDAKVVVALDKNISIGLNEGALFTETKASLYNTKIDVPVIGFMIGHGGRDIPVETIENIIDEAKKVIDSGISVESQFTDLKEELL; encoded by the coding sequence ATGAAGCGTGATTTTGAGAAAGACAAGAAGGACATGGTCGTCGTCGAGGGTTCATATGCAGTTGCAAGCGCTGTAAAATCCTGCAGACCAAATGTTATCTCAGCATATCCTATCACCCCTCAGACACATATTGTGGAAGATCTTTCACAGTTCATGGCTGACGGTGAAATCCCAAACTGTGAATACATCATGGTAGAATCAGAGTTCTCTGCTCTTTCCGCATTGGTCGGTTCATCCGCAGCAGGCGCAAGAAGCTACTCTGCAACAACTTCCCAGGGTCTTGAACTCATGCATGAGGTCCTTTTCAACGTTTCAGGTATGAGATTACCTGTTGTAATGACCGTTGCTAACAGGGCAGTCAGTGCACCAATTAACATCTGGAATGACCAGCAGGATTCCATCTCCCAGAGAGACACCGGCTGGATCCAGCTCTATGCAGAAGATACACAGGAAGTTTCCGATATGACTGCACAGGCATTCAAGATCGCTGAGGACCCTGATGTCCTGCTTCCGGTAATGACCTGTATGGACGGTTTCATCCTGTCCCACGTCTACGAACCTGTTGTACTTCTTGACGATGACCTTGTAGCAGAATACCTGCCACCATTCGAGCCTGAGTTCAAGCTCGACCCGAAGAACCCAAAGACCTTCGGTGCATTCGCAGATCCAAACTCTTACACTGAGTTCAGATTCCTGCAGCAGCAGGCAATGAACAAGGCATTGAAAACGATCGAAGATGCTGCAGACGAGTTCTATGACCTCTTTGGAAGGTACTACGGTGGTCTTATTGACACGTATGAGACAGATGATGCAGATATCATCCTCATGGCAATGGGTTCAATTGTAGGTACCATCAAGGATGTCGTTGACAAGCTCCGGGCAAATGGCGTCAAGGTCGGTCTTTTGAAGGTAAGGTCCTTCCGTCCGTTCCCTGTAGAGGCTATCAAGAACGTCATCAAGGATGCAAAGGTCGTTGTTGCACTTGACAAGAACATTTCTATCGGTCTTAACGAAGGAGCACTCTTCACAGAGACCAAGGCGAGCCTGTACAACACAAAGATCGATGTTCCTGTGATCGGCTTCATGATCGGTCATGGAGGTCGTGACATTCCTGTAGAGACCATCGAGAACATCATCGATGAGGCAAAGAAAGTAATCGATTCAGGTATCAGTGTCGAAAGTCAGTTTACTGACCTGAAGGAGGAGTTGTTATGA
- the porB gene encoding pyruvate synthase subunit PorB, whose translation MKSLLAPGHRGCAGCCDAMAAKFTLMAAGEDCIVVSPTGCLEVMTTPYPESSWDVPFIHSLFENNAAVASGIEAALKAKGEMGNTKIIAMGGDGATLDIGMRSVSGAFERGHDFTFVCIDNEAYMNTGVQRSGATPFAASTTTSPSGTVSFGNIRPKKNMPAIMAAHGSPYVATTSIGYPKDMIRKVKTAVDVEGPTYVHAHSPCTTGWGFDTSKTVEVAKMAVETCLWPLYEMEDGEITKVKKVKNPKPVEDYLKMQRRFKHLFTKEGGDDFIKQIQALADKNIEKFGLQ comes from the coding sequence ATGAAATCACTTTTAGCACCAGGACACAGGGGATGCGCAGGTTGCTGTGATGCAATGGCTGCAAAGTTCACACTCATGGCTGCCGGCGAGGACTGTATTGTTGTAAGTCCTACCGGATGTCTTGAAGTTATGACCACTCCATATCCTGAATCTTCATGGGATGTTCCATTTATCCACTCCCTTTTTGAGAACAACGCAGCAGTCGCATCAGGAATTGAAGCTGCTCTCAAGGCAAAGGGCGAGATGGGAAATACAAAGATCATTGCAATGGGCGGTGACGGTGCAACCCTTGATATCGGTATGCGCTCCGTATCCGGTGCATTCGAGCGTGGACACGATTTCACATTCGTCTGTATCGACAACGAAGCATACATGAACACCGGTGTGCAGAGAAGTGGTGCAACACCATTTGCTGCATCTACCACAACCAGTCCATCCGGTACAGTATCTTTCGGTAACATCCGTCCAAAGAAGAACATGCCTGCTATCATGGCTGCACATGGTTCACCATACGTTGCTACAACTTCCATCGGATATCCAAAGGATATGATCAGGAAGGTCAAGACAGCAGTCGATGTAGAAGGTCCTACCTACGTGCATGCACATTCGCCATGTACAACAGGATGGGGATTCGATACTTCCAAGACCGTAGAGGTCGCAAAGATGGCAGTAGAGACATGTCTCTGGCCACTATATGAAATGGAAGATGGTGAGATCACCAAGGTCAAGAAGGTCAAGAATCCAAAACCAGTCGAAGATTATCTCAAGATGCAGCGCCGTTTCAAGCACCTTTTCACAAAGGAAGGCGGAGACGATTTCATTAAACAGATCCAGGCGCTCGCTGACAAGAACATTGAGAAATTCGGGTTACAGTAA
- a CDS encoding alanine/glycine:cation symporter family protein, with protein sequence MDFLNLFSAETDILSILRNIDSFVWGPPLLLFLVGTGVYLTLSLGFIQVFRLPLALRYVISPEPSDNDNAGDISSFAALTTALAATIGTGNIVGVATAIKAGGPGALFWMWLAAFFGMATKYAECMLAVKYRTVDENGQMAGGPMHYITNGLSDKFYSRPLAVFFAFCGIGVAFFGIGIFPQVNAIADSAAITLNVPPFYTAVVITVLVAMVTIGGIRSISKVAQVVVPFMAIAYVLGCLLIIATNASALPSTISLIINSAFTPTAAAGGFLGSTMILAVQMGIARGVFSNESGLGSAPIAAAAARIKEPAKQGLISMTGTFFDTIILCTMTGIVLVMTGSWTSEYEGAYMTSYAFSTGLESIGIYIVGIGLMFFAFTTILGWNYYGERCVEFLVGVRGIMPYRIIYIALVGGGVYLTLDTIWILADIVNGLMVIPNLIAILALRKIISHETRKYFDGLKEEKDSY encoded by the coding sequence ATGGATTTTCTGAACCTGTTCAGTGCCGAAACTGATATTCTCAGTATTCTCAGGAACATCGATAGCTTTGTCTGGGGACCACCATTGCTGCTCTTCCTTGTGGGAACAGGAGTATACCTCACGCTTAGCCTCGGTTTCATACAGGTCTTCAGGTTACCTCTGGCATTGCGTTATGTGATAAGCCCAGAGCCTTCAGACAACGATAATGCTGGAGATATTTCCAGCTTCGCAGCCCTGACAACGGCCCTTGCAGCTACAATTGGAACAGGGAACATCGTGGGTGTTGCCACTGCCATCAAGGCAGGAGGACCTGGCGCTCTTTTCTGGATGTGGCTGGCGGCGTTCTTCGGAATGGCAACAAAATATGCCGAATGCATGCTTGCAGTGAAGTACAGGACCGTCGATGAGAATGGACAGATGGCAGGCGGACCCATGCACTACATAACTAACGGCCTTTCGGACAAGTTCTATAGCAGACCACTTGCAGTCTTCTTCGCCTTTTGTGGCATTGGTGTCGCATTCTTCGGGATAGGTATCTTCCCACAGGTCAATGCGATCGCTGATTCAGCAGCTATAACACTCAATGTCCCCCCATTCTACACTGCAGTTGTAATTACTGTACTTGTGGCCATGGTAACGATCGGTGGTATCCGAAGCATATCGAAGGTCGCACAGGTAGTAGTTCCATTCATGGCAATAGCCTATGTCCTGGGATGTCTGCTCATAATAGCCACAAATGCCAGCGCACTACCTTCAACGATTTCACTGATCATTAATTCCGCTTTCACACCGACAGCTGCAGCAGGTGGCTTCCTCGGTTCCACCATGATCCTCGCGGTCCAGATGGGAATCGCAAGAGGAGTGTTCTCCAATGAGTCGGGACTTGGAAGTGCACCAATAGCAGCAGCAGCAGCCCGGATAAAGGAGCCTGCCAAACAGGGCCTCATTTCCATGACAGGGACATTCTTCGACACAATAATCCTCTGTACAATGACGGGGATCGTCCTTGTAATGACAGGATCCTGGACAAGTGAATACGAAGGTGCTTACATGACCAGCTATGCATTTTCCACAGGTCTTGAAAGCATCGGGATCTACATTGTCGGAATAGGACTGATGTTCTTTGCATTTACGACCATACTTGGCTGGAACTACTACGGAGAAAGATGTGTGGAATTCCTTGTGGGTGTCCGGGGTATCATGCCCTACAGGATCATCTACATCGCACTTGTAGGAGGCGGAGTCTACCTTACACTTGATACCATCTGGATCCTTGCAGACATCGTCAACGGACTTATGGTGATCCCGAACCTGATAGCTATCCTGGCATTACGCAAGATAATATCTCATGAGACCAGAAAATACTTTGATGGGCTTAAAGAGGAAAAAGACAGCTATTGA
- the nth gene encoding endonuclease III yields MDNTENFDQIWSILKNEYPDPQPELDYTNEFELLIATILSAQCTDAQVNRVTAELFSKYPDAGSLAAADINDLEKEIYSTGFYRAKSKNIKRSSQLIISDFEGKVPDSMEDLTSLPGVARKTANIVLARGFGKVEGIAVDTHVKRVSGKLGLTENTDPKKIEQDLMKLGDQAEWDDLSMTLILHGRRVCDAKKPKCGICVVADLCPSRIE; encoded by the coding sequence ATGGACAATACAGAGAACTTCGACCAGATATGGTCTATACTTAAAAATGAATATCCTGATCCGCAACCTGAGCTGGATTACACCAACGAATTCGAGCTCCTGATCGCGACTATCCTTTCAGCACAGTGCACAGATGCGCAGGTGAACAGGGTTACAGCTGAGCTTTTCAGCAAGTATCCTGACGCAGGGTCTCTTGCTGCAGCTGATATCAATGATCTTGAAAAGGAGATATATTCCACCGGGTTCTATCGGGCAAAATCTAAGAACATCAAAAGGTCATCACAGTTGATAATCTCTGATTTTGAAGGCAAGGTTCCGGATAGCATGGAAGACCTGACCTCTCTCCCCGGAGTTGCAAGGAAGACTGCCAACATCGTTCTTGCGAGGGGGTTTGGCAAAGTTGAAGGCATTGCCGTGGACACCCATGTGAAAAGGGTCTCCGGCAAGCTTGGACTTACTGAGAATACTGACCCGAAGAAGATCGAACAGGATCTTATGAAACTTGGAGATCAGGCTGAATGGGATGATCTTTCAATGACACTTATCCTTCACGGACGTCGGGTATGCGATGCAAAAAAGCCGAAGTGTGGAATTTGTGTTGTTGCAGATCTGTGTCCTTCAAGGATCGAATAA
- the dinB gene encoding DNA polymerase IV produces the protein MSRVILHVDMDYFYAAIEEREDPSIRDKAVVVCMYSNRGEEGGAVSTCNYIAREAGIHSAMPCRLAKSINPDAVYLPVRKEFYTEVSGRIMEILRSYADGDGELFEKISIDEAFIEITQRSGGDFDVAEEIATQIKADVKKLEDLTCSVGIGPNKIIAKMASSRQKPDGVTLIRPEDVEGFLMDMPVSKLWGIGNVTEDKLAEMGIETVKDLAGWDVQELIGAFGKTRGTWLKMAASGVDESPVKEKTASDQIGRMASLTHDTRKSDLVLSLLDDLVDDVFGKVQTRSVSFRSVTVTVIYSNFKTVTKSHTLNHPVADKSMLREASYQIMRELLDSSTLNIRRIGVRVGNLQESRGQKTLAEFF, from the coding sequence ATGTCACGAGTTATCCTTCATGTCGATATGGACTACTTCTACGCTGCCATCGAAGAGCGCGAGGATCCTTCCATCAGGGACAAGGCAGTTGTTGTCTGCATGTATTCCAACAGGGGTGAAGAGGGAGGGGCTGTCAGCACCTGTAACTATATTGCAAGGGAAGCTGGCATTCATTCTGCCATGCCATGCAGGCTTGCAAAATCCATAAACCCGGATGCTGTCTACCTGCCGGTCCGAAAAGAGTTCTATACTGAAGTATCGGGCCGTATAATGGAAATACTGAGGTCATATGCAGATGGTGATGGCGAGCTTTTTGAGAAGATAAGTATCGATGAGGCTTTCATAGAGATCACTCAGAGGTCAGGTGGTGATTTCGATGTGGCAGAGGAGATCGCAACACAGATCAAAGCGGATGTAAAAAAGCTGGAGGATCTTACATGTTCGGTAGGCATCGGACCTAACAAGATCATTGCCAAGATGGCCTCCTCCCGGCAGAAACCGGATGGTGTCACTCTGATTCGGCCTGAAGATGTTGAGGGTTTCCTGATGGATATGCCTGTATCAAAGCTCTGGGGTATAGGAAATGTCACAGAAGATAAACTGGCTGAAATGGGCATTGAGACCGTGAAGGATCTTGCAGGATGGGATGTGCAGGAGCTGATCGGAGCTTTCGGAAAGACCCGGGGGACCTGGCTTAAAATGGCTGCATCTGGTGTTGATGAAAGTCCGGTGAAAGAGAAAACTGCTTCTGACCAGATCGGCAGGATGGCCTCGCTGACACATGATACTCGCAAGAGCGATCTTGTGTTATCCCTTCTTGACGATCTTGTGGACGATGTGTTCGGAAAGGTACAGACACGAAGTGTATCTTTCAGATCTGTTACAGTAACTGTTATTTATTCGAACTTCAAGACCGTCACCAAAAGCCACACTCTAAATCATCCTGTTGCAGATAAATCAATGCTCAGGGAGGCATCCTACCAGATCATGCGTGAACTGCTGGATAGCAGTACGCTTAATATCAGGCGTATTGGTGTGCGCGTGGGGAATCTCCAGGAAAGCAGGGGACAGAAAACACTGGCGGAGTTTTTCTAA
- a CDS encoding YegP family protein, translated as MSKFEIFTDKSGKYRFRLKAKNGEIIATGQGYSTKAGCMNGIESVRKNAMDADIVEIETPSVEE; from the coding sequence ATGTCAAAGTTTGAGATATTTACTGACAAGAGTGGGAAATACAGGTTCAGGCTCAAAGCAAAGAATGGAGAGATTATAGCAACCGGTCAGGGATATTCGACCAAAGCAGGTTGCATGAACGGTATTGAGTCTGTCAGGAAAAATGCTATGGATGCCGACATAGTTGAGATAGAAACGCCCTCTGTGGAGGAATAA